The nucleotide window ttgtgaataaaatataagtttatgagattagtaaattattccattccttttttactcacaatttctacagtgtcccaactttttctgatttggggttgtaggtAAAATGATGAATTTAGTGTCTGAGCCTATGTGGATACATCCAAAAGTGTTCCTGTAGTTCAATAGCAGTGCAATTTGTAGCGCACGTAGcctattgtaataaataaatacgcTTAATTAGTCCCcaccaaatatttaaaatgcaaaacagTTTGCCCATGTGTTTCAAAGGATGTTTACCCAGGCTATGTGTTTCAACTGATGTAATGGTTACCACCAATCGATAAACTGCAGTTTCTAACAAAACATGGGTGTTTACTCTTTTAATTTGTGATTCATTAAGGATAACAATGAAAGTCATTCGAGTAGGACTTAAGTTTTAACTCCCCCAGTGCGCGGGTCGTTGTTAAGGAAGTCCGCGGAAGTTAAACGGTTAAACTCATGCCGCGCCCATCACATCCTGCCCCGTTAGTGCCCTTGAGTTTCCAACACTAAACACTGAACTTTGTCTTTAGTGTAAACACGACGAGATATAACTGGGCACACTGGACGAAGGTCGACAACCCAAACGCACGGTTAAAAGTGCGTGTATGACGCAGAACTGCTGCTAAAGCGAGCGCGCTCGGAACGACTTTGGGGAGAAAAACAGGAATTTAGACGAGTAGTCGTTTTAATTGTGCATTGTTAGACGTGTCTTGTATGTACAGTATCAGTGTCGCTGTCTCCAGGATCTGCGCGCATCATCATGAACTTCGTGTTGGAGACGCTGCGCGTGCTCGTCATGTCGTTGCTCTATAACATTGAAGCGTTTGTTCGGTTGTTTGTGCCGCGTCGCAGAAAGAGTGTGACCGGGGAGCTCGTGCTTTTGACCGGAGCGGGCAGCGGCATCGGGCGCCTGATGGCCCTGGAGTTCGCGAGCCTGGGAGCGCGCCTCGTCCTGTGGGATATCAACAAGGAGGGCAACAATGAGACAGCGCGAATGGTTAAAGAAGCGCACGGTGTGCGCGCGCACGTGTACACCTGCGACTGTAGCGTCAGGGAGGAGGTGTACAGGGTCGCGAACCAGGTAATAACAAATTAAGTGaccaattaaaaaaatacaaattaaaggatttttatatttgtattatttacttagttgtatatttCTCAATAGGCCTGCACTGCACTAATCTTGACAAAATgattttctaaaatgtcacgGGCCAAGGTGTTGTTACATAGTTATTATTACATATCAAATAAACCTGaaataatcttgacaaactatatatttttttggaaAACTCTAAGactgtagttttcatatttcaaggccATTTGATGATGGAAATTATATAGTGACAGTCATTTTGTTAAGTGTCATTGAACCTGGAGGAATACATATgaattattatatattcataattctaatatgcttcaaaatatatatttttaatttcttgacaacctatatatcattggaaagcccTAAGAATAGTTTTCGTATTTGAAACCTTTTTTGCATTAACAATAATGGAGTGACagtcatttattaatttgtgaaaaGATTATGCAtgcaaaccgttgacacctaatGGACATTTTTGGTAAAACCTCTGAAAGTGTTTCAAgtgtcatttttatgtttttagatataaaaaaacatactttattgcattatttttattttttgaaatatatttaaatagctttaactattttttatttaatattcacaacTCCAAATACTGTGGAACactttaaagtgtcttctttaaaaagaaACCAAGTTTTGCTTCAAAGAATTTAAAGGTGCACATCACCTTTTTTCCTTAAAGGGGGGGGCAATTAAAGGGggaagcaaaaattaaataaagattaTTTAATAAGGAAAAAACTAAACCAAATAAAATCAAATCTAccaagcccctaaggtgacattggagtaaaagtttagtttcatgtgctcacgctaAACCTTCatgtacatattttttttcaagTTTAGTTAAAAGCACTcaatagtttcacatgcgcatgCAAAaattttgctccatgtccccttaggggctccgtacaaATCAAATCGAATAGAGGTATTCATGATTCCTATCTTTGTTTTATTAAGGTGAAGCGTGAGGTTGGTGATATCAcaattttgataaataatgcaGGAGTTGTTACTGGGAAGAAATTCATGGATTGCCCGGATGCACTGATACAGAAGACTATGGAGATCAACAGCCTGGCTCACTTCTGGGtaaatgtttgtttgtctttGTCTGGCTGCAGTTATGAAAGTTAAACACATTATACTCTTAATTATTTTACAACATATCATATATTTCTCTCTCTTAGACGTACAAGGCATTTCTCCCAGCAATGATTGCAGCTAATCACGGACATCTGGTCAGCATCGCGAGTTCTGCTGGGCTTATTGGAGTCAATGGACTGGCAGGTCCATGTGCTCTTTAATACATAAAGACACAAACAGTCAATCTCTTATTTAAAAGAAGTGTTTTCTAACTCAAGACATGCCTTTGTGCAGATTATTGTGCGAGTAAATTTGCTGCGGTTGGCTTTGCTGAGTCCATGGCTCTTGAGCTCTTGGCCAATGGCTGTGATGGAGTGAAGACCACCATAGTCTGCCCCTTCTTCATTAACACTGGCATGTTTGAAGGAGCTAACACAAAGTAAGATGAAAATGTTTGGCATATGCTTAGATTGacaacaaaatattatatatatatatatttaaataaatgtgaaatcaaactttgatgctccaaatttCCTCATTACATTTtacctggttaataaaggtTAATAAGATACAGGGATCTCCAAGATATTTTTGAGTTTGAGAGAGTTGAAATGCTCAAATTCTTTGGAGATCGATGCTGATATAAAGGGCTCATattgttgtgtgtgttttgcagaTGGCCCAGACTCATGCCTATTCTGGAGCCGGATTATGCGTGTAGAAAAATTGTGGATGCTGTTCGAAGGGATCAGGTTTTACTATGCATACCTAGTAGCATGTACATCAGCCTTGCCTTGAAGAGGTAAGTCATACTGATCCTTTTAGTTATTTCACGACTGTTCACGTTACAGATAGGTTGACGGGGTCGAACCTCATATAGTCTCTCAATAGATGCAGATTCAttgtgtgtgcgtatgtgtaTTCAGTGTAGGTTGTCACTGATTTGAATACAGCTGGAGGTCTTTAAACTGAATAGACATTTATCTACAGTGCATACATCTGTTCATTTGTCTGTCTCCTGTATGGTTGGATTCTCAAACACAGtaaaagtataaaaataattaaacagaTTTGGTCTTGGAGAAATCATATTGTAGATACTACGGCTGttgcaaattcattttaacgacactaattttattaaaggtcaggtgcacgatctctgaaaaccaatgttgaaatttgaaatcacctaaataaACACGTCCCtatcccaatagaatctggaccttcttttgatagacccccccacacatacacaacccagacAACAATGTCGGTCAGTAAACAagcaccttactgctgattggctacaagtgtattttggtactcggcctgactcccttttctaAAGCATTTCAAGCATttctcaaaaatcatgcaccccgcctttaacgtGCGATTAACAATGCACAATTTCTTTTTGACCCTTGGCCTAGCACATTATTGGATAAATTGAGACGCAGCCTTAAACAgtaaatagtcattaaacatcAAAAATGATcttcatttgtatgttttctgagaggtgtGAGGTCCCAAATGATGAGTGTCCATCTACTGCGCCTCTGTGATTTTGGTTtgggttttaaaacatgcaggaattagaaaataaagtgcaggagttgtttgatgttaaaagagttattaagagagataaagttcagGACCTGATTTatgtttaaagagttattaagagcgtCAAGACTCAAACACGATCTTCCTTGCACTGACTGACACATCTGAAGCATGCACACAGACGCACAACCTTGATATATGCACACATACaccattacagttttaaaaatatctattttgacaagaattcatgcAGATATCatctgttatgtcttaagtgaatgtttgattaactgttgggggaaaatatctgatgtgtatATAAGATCATTGCATTACAGTAGACCTTAAAGCTGTTGGTCTCAATAtatcaatcaaacaataaaagaaagaaaaaagttgaacatatatagatattgtttttgactttgtgtgtgctaaatctattcgttttaccagtgattttaaggtacactgtaaaaaaattctgtagaaattacagtattacttgcagctggttgccggtaacttaccgtaggtttaaattgatgttatttactggcaacagttggttcaaagttaaatgaacatgaaacattcacaagtctttgtctttacagagtaaatctaaaaaaacagcatcaagggaaacaaaatctgaagcaaaaaacagaaaaaggttgatgatgatttctggttcccagaatgctttgcatgaggctgttattgtataatttattatataaagataaagacttgttaatatttaatatttatttaactttgaacaaactcttgccagtaaatatcataaatttaaatctacggtaaattaccggcaaccacCTGCAAGGTACACTGTAATTTCTATGGAATATTTTTACAGTGGTTGCTGtgatttttttaaccttttcaaaattatttggcTGACTCTTTCGCCAACAATAAAGAATCCATATTTGTCCACGCCCATGTTGATTAgagtattaaaaacttgaaaaatTAAGGTAAATATAGAACACAAGTTAACTCATGacaatcatgcgattaatcCAGATTAAATAGCCCGGTAGATACACATGTGAGATGATTGGAAGTAACCAGATGAGCAAGAGTCTCCAGTCACCAATTCAGATGTCAAAAAAGTCTTGTGTGACTTCACTTTCCTACGCGTGTGCAGTTATCTGCACATTAATCTAacattctctctttctctttttctcacAGTATTTTACCCACTAAAGTTGGTGTGCTGCTTGGTGAATATCTGGGAGCTTTTAACTTCATGGCAAAATTCAAAGGTCATGGAACAAAGAGCGACTAATTTCACCCATGACACAAGAAAAACAACTGCTGGACCAAATCACCAAGAAGTGCCATGGTGTGCAATTGTGTTAGTCTACGTTTACTAGTCTGCAACATTATTGAATTATTCAaccttacatttttaaacaattttgaaaAGCACTTATTCATTATTTTACCTCATGGCAGATTTTAATTTAAAGACTTGACCTTACAGTATACTGTAGAATAGATGATAATGCTTTTCCGTTAATCTCCTCAGATTATTGCACATCATAAATGTGAAATTTAGTACGGTGTTGTTGTTTTAATCTACTTGACCAAAACCTCTATTTTATATAGTGAATGAAGGAGAATTTATTTGGTCAAATAATTGTACATGTTGTTATACCTCTTATTAATACACTAAAATGTATGTGTAATACTAGTTACCGAGTGGCTTTTTGTTTAACATTAGTGTCTGATCAGTATAACATCACTTACATATTCACAGCGGGTGGGACTGGGGATAGCTGTTACACTTTTTACTACAGCAAATAATTTTTagggttgtttttgttttaaagggCACACATTTTTACAAGAAGTCTCAGGTGTGTCTCTgagaagttttagctcaaaataccccatagataatttattatagcatgccCAAATtacccctatttgggtgggagcaaagtGCACTGTTTGTGtctacctttaaatgcaaaaactttaaatttatcacttttacttttttaagtgtTAGTGATCATGTGTTGTATTGCACAAAGAGGGAAATTTTTTGTTCCTGTTTTCATGAACTGACTTATTTTATGTAATCGTATTTCTTCAATGTTAAAAAGTATTTGAGAGGCTGTCTCATTTACACATGACTCACATGTTAGTCAGCAGGGAGCACGACATGAGGAGGAGGCAGAGGGTCTACACATCAGCAGGACGTTCAGTGAGGGGACACTTACAGCTTTCCTGTTTAATATACGTAGGAGAAAGTCatatttttagtaaataacataagaTTAGATATCTAAGCCATTTATAATCAGACTGGTGATCTAAAAAGTTTTCAAGTGTTTTTCAGATTAGAAACAGCATGTTGCATTATTTGTTGTGGGAACATTGCACCCCCATGTGGACACTAACTAAAATCTACAGaatgcacatacagtacatgtaaAGCCTATATGTTTCAGTTCAGGACACCcaacatacactctaaaaatgatGTGTTGGATTTACTTAATTATTCATTTTTGCATTAAACTTTTTAAGTAATCGCAACTTGGataattttacttaaaattaACGAGAAAATCTGTGTTTTGTGtactaaaatataatttaaagtaAAGAATGTTACATGAACTCAAATATTTGAGTACATATAACACACATTTTCTTGTTAATTTTAAGCAAAATTATTCCAAGTTGGGATTACTTAAAAAGTGTGATGCAAAAATGGTACATggatatattttaagtaaatccaacacattattttttagagtgaagTTAGGTAAAGGGCAATTTATTATATCCAATTAATATCCAAAATAACTCTAAATACAACatataactaacattaacaacataaataaagccaacaaacattaaaacagtcatcttttttagtaaatattaaccaaagaagtgaacatgtcacaatgcatgctgggaaccattcagaccattttttttaaaaattgctTGTTCAAATTACTCAGTTTGGCAAGTTGGGTAAACGAATTAGACAAAACTTATATATCTATGTATgtccagtcaacaaaataatatttgttagcAGGATGATTATGCTTATTTCATtcagtgaacacaaaataatgaattGACACCCTTTAACAAAAAATCTTTGTTCAAGTTACTTAATTATCTTTggtgtaaaaacattttgaagttGGATTTTTTACACTGCTTCAAAAAATGGTTATGATAGATGTCAGAATTTTTGGCTGGAAAGTTATCATGAGAAATTAGCATATAATGTGGCTCATATAGTTACTTAAAATGTTATGCTAGATTTACTTAATTTTGACGCAATTGTTATGTTTTTTAacttatgtttatttttgcatacatttaaattcAACTGGTAACTTAAATTTTGTGTTATACATACTAAAAATGTTAAGTAGAGGTTGAAAAGTTATGAATACTAAGTAAGTAATGATTGTTCAGCCAACAAATCGTTTTTAGTGTCTGATCAAAAATGTCTATTGTGCACAAgtcaacaaaaatgtttttataaagaaACATATAACAGGTAAATTTGTCCTGGACTTTTTACATAGAAGGTTTTAAGTGCAAAGATGATCTAGatatgtttttacatgtccatttacaaccctaggatttgccttttgaatgaaatggtctatttaaaaggatcatgaataataatgagcaTATAGCGCTAATTCAGTAGttacaacattgtacttaatttaatgttgggggagttcatctcgactgtaacgtcacagttggtgttatgttgagattggtctgttttccagctgtcCTTTACAAGGTTTACATTTGAAGGGGGAAACAattgtgtttgaggctcacgatatgttATTACCATGTATTATTCATCTACGGCtataggtaaatacagttttacattctacggcacctttaatgCCTGCAAGTATAGAGGTTAGTTGCATTTAATTATTTGCATTTAGCAAATTCTTCCCTTCCGTCTGTGACCATATCAACACAAACCTATAACCAATGTTTGTGTCACAACACTTGAGTTGACCACTGGACTTTATTACCTGCAAAACACCTTTGAGCTTTCATGTTTTaatcaatattttaatattgttcattttttaaacaggcAATTACAATATTTACAGATATTAAAAAGTAAGAAACTAAACACACATCAAACTTCTCACTCTTCAAAAGCGCACTCCTGAATGTTGTTTAAATCAGGCTTTATTAGCCTGTCATTGTAGCGTGAGTAAGAGGTATAAGTCGTTCTCTCCCCACACGGCACTGAAACCACAGCACATCATATTAAAGTTCATCACGTTCCTCCTCTGACAGTGAGGTCGAGCGAGCACTTGAGCGTTGACTTCTGCCGTGCCGTCAGTAGGGTTTTCCTCCGAGGGCCGCAATGATCCGCTCACGCTCCTCAGCGGTCGGCATATCTGGCTTTACTCCCTCTCGTCTTCGCTGAAGCATCA belongs to Paramisgurnus dabryanus chromosome 2, PD_genome_1.1, whole genome shotgun sequence and includes:
- the sdr16c5b gene encoding epidermal retinol dehydrogenase 2, with amino-acid sequence MNFVLETLRVLVMSLLYNIEAFVRLFVPRRRKSVTGELVLLTGAGSGIGRLMALEFASLGARLVLWDINKEGNNETARMVKEAHGVRAHVYTCDCSVREEVYRVANQVKREVGDITILINNAGVVTGKKFMDCPDALIQKTMEINSLAHFWTYKAFLPAMIAANHGHLVSIASSAGLIGVNGLADYCASKFAAVGFAESMALELLANGCDGVKTTIVCPFFINTGMFEGANTKWPRLMPILEPDYACRKIVDAVRRDQVLLCIPSSMYISLALKSILPTKVGVLLGEYLGAFNFMAKFKGHGTKSD